Within Anopheles ziemanni chromosome 2, idAnoZiCoDA_A2_x.2, whole genome shotgun sequence, the genomic segment AGGAGCGCTCGGGAAAAAGCGTCGCCCGATCCGGCTCGGGGTTCGGGTAGGTTGACGTAATTGTTGGGGTATCTGCGGCCCGAGCGAGCGAAAGCTTCGGAAAAGTCATGCCATCGGGCGCCAGCAACAGTGTCGGCTGGCGGACCGGGgacgattttccaccgttttgcCCCCGATCGATGGTGATGACGTAGGTGAGAGCGGGACGACCGGAGGTAAGGCGAAGTTGCCCGAGCGTTGTCCTGCTTTGCCAAGGAAGCCTTGCGGCTCGTGCGGGGAGCTTTTTTATTCGGAAGCTTTGGCTTCCGGTACCGGGTAAATTGAGCTTTTGTGCCGCAGATTGACAGGATGTGGGATCTTTGGCAGTGTCAGGATTCAATAACCACAGGATAGTAAGCCGGTGAATAAAGTTGCCATGTTTTTCAAAAGCTCTTGAAAAAGACAATTAAATCGTGCAACCCTTGTACGCAGAATGTATTTTAATTGTGAAATAACAAACCCTCCTACTCGTTGGTCTTgcgatttgttgtttgtttaactcTCATATCGGGACTAGTTTCGGAGATTCTTGGAATCAAAAACGACTATTTAAATCTGGCTGCATCGAGCTTATGCGTCATATGTTCGAAATTAAACGTTgctgcaaataaaaatgttgcaaTGTGGTTTTCTAGCAGCTGGTGGAGAACTTAAAACTAAGTACATGAATGTACTAAACAACCGTTAACGTTTCCGGTATGCATACATTTTagttcagtaaaaaaaaacagtatacAAAGCGATTGCAATTAAAATACAAactggaaaattaaaacaaaaattaccctaaacaacaaaacaaacaataaaactaccCCAGTTTAACACGTAATTGAATTTCATTCTTATTCTACGATACCCGCATTTTATAAGTGCGCCAGTTTGTTCTTTTACTTGCTTCCCGTATGCTACGGTTGTCATAGTGTTTTTTGCGGATCGGATACAATTGGTAGCTAATCTTTGATTTTTGGGCCGTTTCTTTTGCAAAAAAGCTTAAAGCTTTATCCAGTTGAAATCGAACAATCGATGTATTGCATCTCAGCTCAGGTTTCCCTGGAGTATCGGTTCCGTTTTGCACAGCTGCATCATCGTGCGTATCTGCCCGGATGTGTTGAGGCCGTACACGTCGAAGCTGCTTCGATCCATGATGCAAATTCTACGGTACATACAAGAAATGAGTTGTATTTGTAAAACTTCGTACTAAAACCAACGGCGAATGATAATGGCAGACATACCTTCCTCCCGAGATGGAGTGCAAAAACTTCCAATAGCTCGGTCGCAGGTTCTCCGGTTCGATTGTGGCGGCGTGGAATAGTAGCGCTGTGCTCGTTGCGTACAGCATAATGGTGAACCCGGGAACGCGTGGCAGGTAGCCCTTCTCGATACCCCAGTTATAAGTTATCTGAATGTTTGCGAGAAAAATAATCGTGAACTGTACTGTACGAAAGAAAACCCGATGGGAACCGGTCTTACCTGCAACGTTTTCCACATAATGTACAAGGCAATCGTGTTATCGGAGTAGAAGGCAAAAGCGATACTTGCTAAAAGTCCACTAGGAAAGGCAAAACTTGGACTATCACTGTCCGTCAGGTGACGCAACAAGCAGGAAGACATCTGGGAATTGTGAAACGATACACATAAAACAACGTTGCGACACCCCCTTTTGTGGACCCATGCCGGAATGGTGTTACCTTATAAATTGTAGTAAACCCTCCCAGGAACAGTCCCAACCGGGCGATCTCCTTGTTAAGGAACGTTTTGCGTATCAACTGCGGCCGGTTGATGAATTTTCGTAGCTGCAATACCGCCTTCATCACGACCTGTATTCCGAGACCCATCGAGAACATGCGCATCCCGCTGGAAACTGTATCGTAAACGCATCCATGCCGATGCCGGCAAAGTTTATGCTTCCCGAGAGCCTTCAGCCGTCCGATAAGCTGCAGGTAGGCACGCAGGATCGTCTGAATAAACGGATAGGGTAGCCGTCGGCTACTCGACCGTGTTTGGCTTGTTCTTGGaactttttcctcttttgtaGTGGAGCCACTGTCATCGATCGGTGGCGATTCGGCCTTCATTACCTCGCTTTCACCGATGGCAAACCGAACCACATCGAACATCGAGTCGCGGTACTCTTTCTGACGATTGCGTCGGTAGCAGTACATCAGGACCGAGGTGGACAGCCCGAAGATGGCAATCTCACCGTACGGTAGCGAGCGGACGAGCCCGCGTGATTGCAGAATGTTCCACATGGTTTCGGTGGCTACGTTCGACACGTACAGGGCTAGCAGGGCACGGCGCGAGGAACGTTCGACCAAGATGGATACCAGGGCCGCCAGGAAGGCTGGTATGTAGGAGGCGGTGTAGAAATTGAACGAGCCCATCACACGCCGGATGAAACACAGAAACATCGAATAGCTGAAGGCATTGGTCGTGAGGAAAACGGTGGACTGAAGCCAACCTCGGATCGTTTTGGTTAGTTCTGCCAGGGTTGGTACGCGGCCACGCATCAGCAGGGAGAACTAAAAATaaggaattatttttctttttttaaattattatatcCCATAGACTGGTGTCTGACTTACCGCATAAACAGCTGCATAAATTCGCAAACAGTACTGCAAACCAACCAGCATTAGCTCGGCGGTTGCTAATGTGCAAGATTGCGTCCACGGATGCACGTACTCCAAGCAGGTGACGGGCACCGGGGTCATCTTACTGAGGACCTGCATCTTGATGCTGTTTTTTCTTGTGCAACTCACACTCACGAAACCAGTTTTTCCAAAGCTGTACCTAAAGCGGGTGTCATGTCTTGAGAGAGGGGAAGCAGATTtgatgaagaagaacaagtAAATCTCAAGacgattttaaaataacttaaaCGAAGCCATGACTCGCATGGTTGGTGTCATAAAATGGTTTACGATAAGGAAGCTTCCATTTCCCTTGTCCCCCTTCACTCTCGTATCACACCCGCTGCTCGCCGTCGCTAGCTTGGTAGGGGGTCTTAAAGGGCACATTGGCGCAGTATACTTATTCGCTGACATAACATAAGGGAGGAAAGGGTACTACCCTACATATGGGATTAATAATCCATGTCACAATCCAACAGATGGTACTTGTTTCGACATGAAACAAATTGGGACATTACTTCTAAACAAGCTCAAATTTTGTAAGAGTATCGTTTGCATATTAGTGCGTCATAGCACTCTCAAATGTGACTGAATTTATCAATAATTATTGTAATTTATTACACTAGTTTTGTACCATCTTATTAACACATTCATGTTATAGACGATGTGTTCGTTAAACATACCGCCCAAAATAAGGCAGTAGGACACAAACATGATCAAGTTGCTTTGCACCAGAGCATTTATAGTCGTCCGAGTCGACCGAGTTGCGTGTTTCGAGAAGAAATTGACCCGAATGTTGATATTGCCCTTCAGCGCAACACACAACAGCCAAACATCGCATGAAAACCAACTAGAAAAGGCCCCAACCGATCACAAAGTGTCTCTATTTGATCTCCGTTTTAAGCTTAAGTTTGTTTGTTCCCTCGTACAAAGTCGTCGTTCCAACCCTACGCTTTCTCGCTTATCAACGGATGGTTGTATTTAGGGGTGCAGCGATTCGATGATAACTTTTATCAATAATCGAAAGACGATGGAAAGTTTGATACCGGTTAGAAAAGCCTACTTTGCGTCGcgtcgtattttgtttttcgacgaTCAGAGTTTAAAGTGCACAGATTAGCGTAGAATGTCTAGCACTGGTGTAACTTAAAGCGGTTAAATTATACGCATGTGTGATTTGATTGACGTAAATGATTTCTAATAGTTTCTTCCTTTGCTATGGCCAATCgtctttttcttgttcgcGTTCCCTAACCTGCACGGCGTTATATTAGCTACCCAAATGTATTCCATCGTACACACTTCGCTTAATCGAAACCAAACGCCGCGCGAGCTGTGTTGTGAAATGATGTGGAGTGCGCTTTTGCGATCGTTTGGATCGTTGGTGCTGTTATGCAGACAGTACACCATTTGCGGATATACGGGAAGT encodes:
- the LOC131291480 gene encoding transmembrane protein 135-like; the protein is MQVLSKMTPVPVTCLEYVHPWTQSCTLATAELMLVGLQYCLRIYAAVYAFSLLMRGRVPTLAELTKTIRGWLQSTVFLTTNAFSYSMFLCFIRRVMGSFNFYTASYIPAFLAALVSILVERSSRRALLALYVSNVATETMWNILQSRGLVRSLPYGEIAIFGLSTSVLMYCYRRNRQKEYRDSMFDVVRFAIGESEVMKAESPPIDDSGSTTKEEKVPRTSQTRSSSRRLPYPFIQTILRAYLQLIGRLKALGKHKLCRHRHGCVYDTVSSGMRMFSMGLGIQVVMKAVLQLRKFINRPQLIRKTFLNKEIARLGLFLGGFTTIYKMSSCLLRHLTDSDSPSFAFPSGLLASIAFAFYSDNTIALYIMWKTLQITYNWGIEKGYLPRVPGFTIMLYATSTALLFHAATIEPENLRPSYWKFLHSISGGRICIMDRSSFDVYGLNTSGQIRTMMQLCKTEPILQGNLS